From Rutidosis leptorrhynchoides isolate AG116_Rl617_1_P2 chromosome 3, CSIRO_AGI_Rlap_v1, whole genome shotgun sequence, a single genomic window includes:
- the LOC139900963 gene encoding uncharacterized protein: MLRNCPQHGLNNFNKFQIFYKGVNVLTRKEIDIAAGGSLMKKTPDEAYVIIFETAMHSYEWHQEMDVSRSSHVASTETSDELASVKAQLETFIRQKESITKEMHSIKVGCELCQGPHLMKDCDQASMEEHANSLGYVKKGDFALSEFPGGRQFFNQACNTSGTNYQSGNHVYQGNQKQAPPRNFQQPMQPVQQPENKMPPLEELLRGFIMKTDEIITALRQDGESTKQQVRSQQASIQNLERDVGHIALSLSKRPPGTLPSNTQSNPNNTGPVPNEEDSKDESSKDDELKAQEQKQDDLTEIIAKPPLKVYKAPIPYPKALKKDKLATQYKKFLDIINQISVNMPLAKVIKGMPNYGKILKDLISSKGVCHVPQ, translated from the exons ATGTTAcgcaattgtcctcaacacgggttgaacaactttaATAAGTTCCAGATATTTTATAAGGGTGTTAATGTGCTGACGAGGAAAGAgattgatattgctgcaggtggttctttgatgaaaaagactccggatgaagCTTATGTGATCATCTTCGAAACTGCTATGCATTCATATGAATGGCATCAAGAAATGGATGTCTCTCGCTCTTCTCatgttgctagtaccgaaactagtgatgagCTTGCTTCAGTTAAAGCTCAACTTGAGACTTTTATAAGACAAAAGGAGTCGATAACTAAAGAAATGCACTCAATcaaggttggttgtgagttatgTCAAGGACCGCATCTCATGAAAGATTGTGATCAAGCGTCAATGGAGGAACATGCTAATTCTCTGGGTTATGTTAAAAAGGGTGATTTTGCTCTTAGCGAATTTCCGGGTGGAAGACAGTTTTTCAACCAAGCGTGTAATACGAGTGGTACTAATTATCAAAGTGGTAATCATGTTTATCAGGGtaatcagaag CAAGCACCGCCTAGAAATTTTCAGCAACCGATGCAACCAGTTCAACAGCCAGAAAATAAGATGCCTCCATTGGAAGAATTGCTAAGGGGTTTCATTATGAAAACTGACGAGATCATTACTGCTTTGAGACAGGATGGTGAATCAACAAAACAACAAGTTAGGAGTCAAcaggcctcaattcagaatttggaacgTGATGTGGGTCATATTGCTCTGTCTTTATCGAAGAGACCACCGGGTACTCTCCCATCTAACACGCAGTCCAATCCGAACAACACGGGACCG GTACCAAATGAAGAAGACTCAAAGGATGAAAGTTCTAAGGATGATGAGCTAAAGGCTCAGGAGCAAAAGCAAGATGATCTAACAGAGATCATAGCTAAGCCACCATTGAAGGTGTACAAAGCACCGATTCCATATCCTAAAGCTCTAAAGAAAGATAAGCTGGCAACCCAGTATAAGAAGTTCTTGGATATAATAAATCAAATCAGTGTGAACATGCCGCTGGCGAAAGTGATTAAAGGGATGCCCAACTACGGGAAGATTCTAAAAGACCTCATCTCTTCGAAAGGTGTCTGCCACGTTCCTCAATGA